In the genome of Bosea sp. ANAM02, the window CTGCCGCGCCTGATCGGGGCGGCCAAGGCCTTCCCGATGATGCTTTCGGGCGAGCCGATCTCGGCCGGCAAGGCGCTCGAATACGGGCTGCTCGACGAGGTCGTTTCCAGCGATCTCGTCGCGGCTGCCAGCCGTCTGGCCGAGGCGCTGGCGGCGGAGGGGCGCCGCCCGGTGACGAGCGCCGCCACCGGCGAACTGACCGAGACCGACCGGGGCGCGTTCGAGGCTCTGGCCAAGGATGCGGTGAAGAAGGCCGAGGGCATGCCGAACGTGCCGGCCTTGGTCGAGGCCGTGCGCGCGAGCTTCACCCTGCCTTTCGCAGAAGGCGTAGCGGTGGAGCGCAGGCTCTTCCTGTCGCTGCTCGTCGACGAGCGTTCGAAGGCGCTGCGCCATGTCTTCTTCGCCGAGCGCGAGGTCGCGAAGGTGCCGGGCATCGGGCCTGAAGTGAAACCGCGCGAGATCGCCAGCGCCGCCGTGATCGGCGCCGGCACGATGGGCGGCGGCATCGCCATGTGCTTCGCCAATGCCGGTATCCCGGTAACGCTGATCGAGACGGCCCAGGCTGCGCTCGACAATGGCGTCAACCGCATCGGCGCGATCTACGACATCTCGGTATCGCGGGGATCGCTGACGCCGGAGGCGAAGGCCGGACGCATGAAGCTGATCAAGCCGGCGGTCGGTCTCGCGGCTGCGGCCGGCGCCGATATCGTCGTCGAGGCCGCCTTCGAGGAGATGGGCGTCAAGCAGCAGATCTTCGGCGAGCTCGACAAGGTGGCGAAGCCCGGCGCGATCCTTGCCAGCAACACCTCCTATCTCGACGTGCCCACGATCGCGGCGGCGACGAAGCGCCCGCAGGACGTGATCGGCATGCATTTCTTCAGCCCGGCCAATGTCATGAAACTGCTGGAGATCGTTCGGCCGAAGGGTTCGGCGGACGATGCGATCGCGACGGCCGTCGCGCTGGGGCGCAAGCTCGGCAAGGTGCCGGTCGTCGTCGGCAACGGCTTCGGCTTCGTCGGCAACCGCATGCTGGAGCAGCGCACCCGCGCCGCCGAGCGCCTGCTCGTCGCGGGCGCCCTGCCGCATGAGGTCGATGCCGCGCTGGTCGGCTTCGGCTTCAAGATGGGTCCCTTCGCCATGGCCGATCTCGCCGGCAACGATATCGGCTGGCGCTCGCGCAAGGCGCGCGGCCTCAAGGCCGCCGTGGCCGATGCGATCTGCGAGGCCGGCTGGTTCGGCCAGAAGACGGGGCGCGGCTATTACATCTATCCGCAAGGCGCGCGCGCCGGGCAGCGCTGCCCCGAGGTCGAGGCGCTGATCGCTCGCATCTCGGCCGAGCAGGGCGTGACGCGGCGTGCCTTCACGCCGGAGGAGATACTGGCCCGCCTGCTCGACCCGATGGTGAACGAGGGCGCGCGCATCCTGGAGGAGGGCATCGCGGCGCGGCCGGGCGACATCGATATCGTCTGGATCAACGGCTATAACTGGCCGGCCTGGCGCGGCGGGCCGATGTTCTGGGCCGACAGCGTCGGGCTCGACGTCATCGTGAAGCGGCTGGAGGCACAGGCCGCCGAGATCGGTGACAAAGCGCTGGAGCCGGCGCCGCTGCTCCGGCGCCTCGCGGCCGAGGGCAAGGGGTTCGTCAGCCTGAAGGGGTGATGCGGTAGGTTCGTCATGCTCGGGCTCGACCCGAGCATCTCTTGCCGGAAGTGGTACTGGCGCCTTTCTCAGCCTGAGATTCTCGGGTCTGCGCTTCGCTTCGCCCGGGAATGACGGCAGGCGAAAGCCGCTCTATCCTCGCCCGATCCGATAACCTTCCGAGGAGAGCCGCTTGGCTTCGGGGCTGTTTGCGCTGCTGGACGACGTCGCCGGCATCGCCAAGATCGCGGCGTCCTCCGTCGACGATGTCGTCGCGCAGGCCGGCAAGGCCGGGGCCAAGGCTGCGGGCGTTGTCATCGACGATGCCGCGGTGACGCCGCGCTATGCCGTGGGCTTCGCGGCGGCGCGCGAATTGCCGATCATCTGGCGGATCGCGCTGGGCTCGCTGCGCAACAAGCTGCTCATTCTGCTGCCGGGCGCGCTCGTGCTGGCGCTGGTCGCGCCCTGGGCGATCACCCCGCTCCTGATGGCAGGCGGCGTCTTCCTCTGTTTCGAGGGTGCCGAGAAGCTCCTGGAGCTGGTTGTGCCGCATGGCGCTCATGGCGAGGGCAAGGCCGGCGAGGCGATCGGCGATCCGGCGGCGCTCGAACAGCAGAAGATCGCCGGCGCGGTGAAGACCGATTTCATCCTCTCGGCCGAGATCATGGCGATCACGCTGGCCGGCGTCGCCGACCAGTCGTTCTGGATGAAGGCGGTGGTTCTTGCGATCGTCGGTATCGGCATCACCGTCGCGGTCTACGGCGTCGTCGCGCTGATCGTGAAGGCGGACGATGCCGGCATGGCGCTCGCCGCCAACCAGCGGCCGGCGACGAGCCTGCTCGGCTTGCGGCGGCTGGAGGCGGGCGAGGCGGGAGCGCTGGACCGTGCCCTGTCCTGGCTGACGCAGCCCCTCGGACGCGGTCTCGTCGTCGCGATGCCGCATTTCCTAAGCCTGCTCGGTGTGGTCGGCACGGCCGCGATGCTCTGGGTCGGCGGCGGCATCATCATCCACGGACTGGAAGAATACGGCCTCAGCGGCCTCGGCCATGGCGTCCACGATCTCGCGGTCGCGGCAGGGCGAGCCTTGCCGGCAGCGCTGGCCGGTGCCGGCCAATGGCTCGCCGGGGCTGCGCTCGCAGCCGTGTTCGGCGTGATCGTCGGCGGCCTCGCCATCGTCGCGATGCACTGGCTGGTCGGGCCGGCGGTGAGGCTCTTCCGGAAGAGTGTCGGCAAGCCCCTGCCCGATGGCGGGCATGGTTCATAACGCGTCATGCTCGCCCTTGTGGCGAGCATCGACGTCTTGAACTCGGTTCTCGATAAGGGAAGACGTGGATGGTCGGGACAAGCCCGACCATGACGACGGGCTAGGCCAGCCAGGTCGTGAAGCCCTCGACGGGCTCGCGCTCGGGCACGAGGCGGTTGGCCGGGGCGTCGGGATCGGCCTTGCCGATGGCGATGCCGCAGACTACGACCTCGTCCTCGGGGATCGCGAGTTCGCGCCGCACGATCGGGTGGAACTGCGCGAAGATCGCCTGCGGGCAGGAATCGAGCCCATGGCCTTGCGCGGCGATCAGCAGGGTCTGGATGAACATGCCGAGATCGAGCCAGGAGCCGATCTCCAGATCGCGGTCGATGGTCAGCATCAGCGCGACCGGTGCGTCGAAGAAGCGCAGGTTCGCGGCGGTCTGGCGCTTCATGCCCTCGGTGTCGCCCCTGACGACGCCGAGCAGGCTGTAGAGGTCCCAGCCCACCTTGCGGCGGCGCGCCAGATAAGGCTCGCGGAACTGCGCGGGGTAATAGCGGTATTCCTCGACGCCGGGGCGCCCGCCGGCATCGAGCGCAGCGAGCAGCGCCGTCTCCAGCCGCGCCCGCGACTGAGGACCGATCACCCGGAGCTTCCAGGGCTGCATATTGGTGCCGGAAGGGGCCTGCGCGGCGAGATCGATCAAGCGGCGGACGAGGGCGGGCTCGACCGGATCGGGCAGGAAGGCGCGGATGGCGCGACGCGTGCGGATGGCGCGTTCGATGTCTTGGTCAGGCGTCATCTCGTCGATCATGCTCCGCGCCTCC includes:
- a CDS encoding DUF808 domain-containing protein, coding for MASGLFALLDDVAGIAKIAASSVDDVVAQAGKAGAKAAGVVIDDAAVTPRYAVGFAAARELPIIWRIALGSLRNKLLILLPGALVLALVAPWAITPLLMAGGVFLCFEGAEKLLELVVPHGAHGEGKAGEAIGDPAALEQQKIAGAVKTDFILSAEIMAITLAGVADQSFWMKAVVLAIVGIGITVAVYGVVALIVKADDAGMALAANQRPATSLLGLRRLEAGEAGALDRALSWLTQPLGRGLVVAMPHFLSLLGVVGTAAMLWVGGGIIIHGLEEYGLSGLGHGVHDLAVAAGRALPAALAGAGQWLAGAALAAVFGVIVGGLAIVAMHWLVGPAVRLFRKSVGKPLPDGGHGS
- a CDS encoding 3-hydroxyacyl-CoA dehydrogenase NAD-binding domain-containing protein, translating into MTKVQLEVRGKVAIATIDNPPVNALGAAVRAGLASAIEHANADAAVTAIVIASAGKAFIAGADISEFGKPPAPPSLPDVLDAIEASAKPVVAAIQGVALGGGLEVALACHGRVALPAAKLGLPEIKLGLIPGAGGTQRLPRLIGAAKAFPMMLSGEPISAGKALEYGLLDEVVSSDLVAAASRLAEALAAEGRRPVTSAATGELTETDRGAFEALAKDAVKKAEGMPNVPALVEAVRASFTLPFAEGVAVERRLFLSLLVDERSKALRHVFFAEREVAKVPGIGPEVKPREIASAAVIGAGTMGGGIAMCFANAGIPVTLIETAQAALDNGVNRIGAIYDISVSRGSLTPEAKAGRMKLIKPAVGLAAAAGADIVVEAAFEEMGVKQQIFGELDKVAKPGAILASNTSYLDVPTIAAATKRPQDVIGMHFFSPANVMKLLEIVRPKGSADDAIATAVALGRKLGKVPVVVGNGFGFVGNRMLEQRTRAAERLLVAGALPHEVDAALVGFGFKMGPFAMADLAGNDIGWRSRKARGLKAAVADAICEAGWFGQKTGRGYYIYPQGARAGQRCPEVEALIARISAEQGVTRRAFTPEEILARLLDPMVNEGARILEEGIAARPGDIDIVWINGYNWPAWRGGPMFWADSVGLDVIVKRLEAQAAEIGDKALEPAPLLRRLAAEGKGFVSLKG
- a CDS encoding nitroreductase, yielding MIDEMTPDQDIERAIRTRRAIRAFLPDPVEPALVRRLIDLAAQAPSGTNMQPWKLRVIGPQSRARLETALLAALDAGGRPGVEEYRYYPAQFREPYLARRRKVGWDLYSLLGVVRGDTEGMKRQTAANLRFFDAPVALMLTIDRDLEIGSWLDLGMFIQTLLIAAQGHGLDSCPQAIFAQFHPIVRRELAIPEDEVVVCGIAIGKADPDAPANRLVPEREPVEGFTTWLA